One region of Passer domesticus isolate bPasDom1 chromosome 19, bPasDom1.hap1, whole genome shotgun sequence genomic DNA includes:
- the RFLNB gene encoding refilin-B, with product MVGRLSLREVPDLPDMRKRGDSGLDSPDSGLPPSPGPAPPPWLLPSGSPDRAAANGLPEPEPPAPSAASSVFSPSPILSSCPPRLCPLSFGEGVEFDPLPPKEIRYTSSVRYDSEKHFIADVYLPVGLSVASCSQTIVCVPNCSWRSYKAEVRFEPRHRPRRFTSTTIIYPKHAKTVYTTTLDYNCRKATRRFLSSVELETSECLGAECGLDGC from the exons ATGGTGGGGCGGCTCAGCCTGCGGGAGGTGCCCGACCTCCCGGACATGAGGAAACGGGGCGACTCCGGCCTCGACAGCCCCGACTCCGggctgccccccagccccggcccggccccgccgccctggctgctcccctcGGGCAGCCCCGACCGCGCCGCCGCCAACGGGCTCCCGGAGCCCGAGCCGCCCGCGCCCTCCGCCGCG agTTCCGTGttctcccccagccccattctCTCCAGCTGCCCTCCAAGACTGTGTCCTTTATCCTTTGGTGAAGGAGTTGAGTTTGACCCTTTACCACCCAAGGAAATAAG GTACACCTCCTCGGTGAGGTACGACTCGGAGAAGCACTTCATCGCCGACGTGTACCTGCCCGTGGGGCTGAGCGTGGCCTCGTGCAGCCAGACCATCGTCTGCGTGCCCAACTGCTCGTGGCGCAGCTACAAGGCCGAGGTGCGCTTCGAGCCGCGCCACAGGCCCCGGCGCTTCACCAGCACCACCATCATCTACCCCAAGCACGCCAAGACTGTCTACACCACCACGCTGGACTACAACTGCCGCAAGGCCACACGCAGGTTCCTCTCCAGCGTGGAGCTGGAGACCTCGGAGTGCCTCGGCGCCGAGTGCGGCCTGGACGGCTGCTGA